In one Brienomyrus brachyistius isolate T26 chromosome 7, BBRACH_0.4, whole genome shotgun sequence genomic region, the following are encoded:
- the gck gene encoding hexokinase-4 isoform X1 has product MPCARSCRPQRMRLARRRSSLVERVLMVDQILSEFNLEKVDLEEVMCRLQREMERGLRLETHQEASVKMLPTYVRSTPEGSEVGDFLALDLGGTNFRVMLVKVGEDEETGWKLETKQQMYSIPEDAMTGTAEMLFDYIAERISDFLAKHQLKHKKLPLGFTFSFPVRHEDIDKGILLNWTKGFKASGAEGNNVVGLLRDAIKRRGDFEMDVVAMVNDTVATMISCYYENRNCEVGMIVGTGCNACYMEEMNMVELVEGDEGRMCVNTEWGAFGDNGELEEFRLEYDRKADEMSLNPGQQLFEKIISGKYMGELVRLVLLKLVNEDLLFHGEASEQLRTKGSFETRFVSQIESDCGDRKQIYNVLTTLGLMPSELDCDIVRLACERVSTRSAHMCAAGLAGIINRMRDSRCQDLLEITVGIDGSVYKLHPSFQEKFHAVVQELTPGCDITFIQSEEGSGRGAALISAVASKMAAT; this is encoded by the exons ATGCCTTGTGCCCGTTCCTGCCGCCCTCAGCGGATGAGGCTGGCCCGCCGACGCAGCTCCTTGGTGGAGAGAGTCCTTATG GTGGATCAGATACTGTCCGAGTTCAACCTGGAGAAGGTCGATCTGGAGGAGGTCATGTGCCGACTGCAGCGAGAGATGGAGCGGGGGCTGCGCTTGGAGACCCACCAGGAGGCCAGCGTCAAAATGCTTCCCACCTATGTGCGCTCCACCCCCGAGGGCTCGG AGGTGGGAGATTTCCTTGCCCTggaccttgggggaacaaactTTCGAGTGATGCTGGTGAAGGTTGGTGAGGATGAGGAGACCGGCTGGAAGCTGGAGACCAAGCAACAGATGTACTCGATCCCAGAGGATGCCATGACTGGCACAGCAGAAATG CTCTTCGACTACATTGCTGAACGCATCTCTGACTTCTTGGCTAAGCACCAGCTGAAGCACAAGAAGCTACCCCTCGGCTTCACCTTCTCCTTCCCTGTGCGGCATGAAGACATCGACAAG GGAATCTTGCTGAACTGGACGAAGGGTTTCAAAGCCTCGGGAGCAGAGGGTAACAACGTAGTGGGACTTCTCCGAGATGCCATCAAAAGGAGAGGC GACTTTGAGATGGACGTGGTCGCCATGGTGAATGACACCGTAGCAACCATGATCTCTTGTTACTATGAGAACCGCAACTGTGAAGTTGGCATGATTGTAG GCACCGGGTGCAATGCATGTTACATGGAAGAGATGAACATGGTGGAGCTGGTGGAGGGTGACGAGGGGCGCATGTGTGTGAACACCGAGTGGGGAGCGTTTGGGGACAATGGCGAGCTGGAGGAGTTTCGCCTGGAATACGACCGCAAAGCAGACGAAATGTCCCTCAACCCTGGCCAGCAGCT CTTCGAGAAGATCATCAGCGGGAAGTACATGGGCGAACTGGTGCGGCTGGTGCTGCTGAAGCTGGTCAACGAGGACCTGCTCTTTCACGGCGAGGCCTCTGAGCAGCTGAGGACCAAGGGCAGCTTCGAGACCCGTTTCGTGTCACAGATCGAGAG TGACTGTGGTGACAGGAAGCAGATATACAACGTCCTGACGACGCTGGGTCTGATGCCTTCTGAGCTGGACTGCGACATCGTGCGACTGGCGTGTGAGCGCGTCTCCACACGCTCCGCTCACATGTGCGCAGCCGGGCTTGCCGGCATCATCAATCGCATGCGGGACAGCCGCTGCCAGGATCTGCTGGAGATAACCGTGGGCATCGACGGCTCCGTCTACAAACTGCACCCGAG TTTTCAGGAGAAGTTTCATGCAGTTGTCCAGGAACTGACACCTGGGTGCGACATCACCTTCATCCAATCAGAAGAAGGGAGCGGACGAGGGGCGGCGCTAATCTCTGCGGTGGCTTCCAAGATGGCAGCCACGTGA
- the gck gene encoding hexokinase-4 isoform X2 → MPCARSCRPQRMRLARRRSSLVERVLMVDQILSEFNLEKVDLEEVMCRLQREMERGLRLETHQEASVKMLPTYVRSTPEGSEVGDFLALDLGGTNFRVMLVKVGEDEETGWKLETKQQMYSIPEDAMTGTAEMLFDYIAERISDFLAKHQLKHKKLPLGFTFSFPVRHEDIDKGILLNWTKGFKASGAEGNNVVGLLRDAIKRRGDFEMDVVAMVNDTVATMISCYYENRNCEVGMIVGTGCNACYMEEMNMVELVEGDEGRMCVNTEWGAFGDNGELEEFRLEYDRKADEMSLNPGQQLFEKIISGKYMGELVRLVLLKLVNEDLLFHGEASEQLRTKGSFETRFVSQIESDCGDRKQIYNVLTTLGLMPSELDCDIVRLACERVSTRSAHMCAAGLAGIINRMRDSRCQDLLEITVGIDGSVYKLHPSSPKCSL, encoded by the exons ATGCCTTGTGCCCGTTCCTGCCGCCCTCAGCGGATGAGGCTGGCCCGCCGACGCAGCTCCTTGGTGGAGAGAGTCCTTATG GTGGATCAGATACTGTCCGAGTTCAACCTGGAGAAGGTCGATCTGGAGGAGGTCATGTGCCGACTGCAGCGAGAGATGGAGCGGGGGCTGCGCTTGGAGACCCACCAGGAGGCCAGCGTCAAAATGCTTCCCACCTATGTGCGCTCCACCCCCGAGGGCTCGG AGGTGGGAGATTTCCTTGCCCTggaccttgggggaacaaactTTCGAGTGATGCTGGTGAAGGTTGGTGAGGATGAGGAGACCGGCTGGAAGCTGGAGACCAAGCAACAGATGTACTCGATCCCAGAGGATGCCATGACTGGCACAGCAGAAATG CTCTTCGACTACATTGCTGAACGCATCTCTGACTTCTTGGCTAAGCACCAGCTGAAGCACAAGAAGCTACCCCTCGGCTTCACCTTCTCCTTCCCTGTGCGGCATGAAGACATCGACAAG GGAATCTTGCTGAACTGGACGAAGGGTTTCAAAGCCTCGGGAGCAGAGGGTAACAACGTAGTGGGACTTCTCCGAGATGCCATCAAAAGGAGAGGC GACTTTGAGATGGACGTGGTCGCCATGGTGAATGACACCGTAGCAACCATGATCTCTTGTTACTATGAGAACCGCAACTGTGAAGTTGGCATGATTGTAG GCACCGGGTGCAATGCATGTTACATGGAAGAGATGAACATGGTGGAGCTGGTGGAGGGTGACGAGGGGCGCATGTGTGTGAACACCGAGTGGGGAGCGTTTGGGGACAATGGCGAGCTGGAGGAGTTTCGCCTGGAATACGACCGCAAAGCAGACGAAATGTCCCTCAACCCTGGCCAGCAGCT CTTCGAGAAGATCATCAGCGGGAAGTACATGGGCGAACTGGTGCGGCTGGTGCTGCTGAAGCTGGTCAACGAGGACCTGCTCTTTCACGGCGAGGCCTCTGAGCAGCTGAGGACCAAGGGCAGCTTCGAGACCCGTTTCGTGTCACAGATCGAGAG TGACTGTGGTGACAGGAAGCAGATATACAACGTCCTGACGACGCTGGGTCTGATGCCTTCTGAGCTGGACTGCGACATCGTGCGACTGGCGTGTGAGCGCGTCTCCACACGCTCCGCTCACATGTGCGCAGCCGGGCTTGCCGGCATCATCAATCGCATGCGGGACAGCCGCTGCCAGGATCTGCTGGAGATAACCGTGGGCATCGACGGCTCCGTCTACAAACTGCACCCGAG CTCCCCCAAATGTTCTCTCTGA